In one Nicotiana sylvestris chromosome 8, ASM39365v2, whole genome shotgun sequence genomic region, the following are encoded:
- the LOC104233491 gene encoding NAD(P)H dehydrogenase (quinone) FQR1 isoform X1 — MATKVYIVYYSMYGHVEKLAEEIKKGAASVEGVEAKLWQVPETLSEDVLAKMSAPPKSDVAVITPQELAEADGIIFGFPTRFGMMAAQFKAFLDATGGLWRTQQLAGKPAGIFYSTGSQGGGQETTPLTAITQLVHHGMIFVPIGYTFGAGMFEMEKVKGGSPYGAGTFAGDGSRQPSDLELQQAFHQVQGSSSVSVYFTKLKDLWPEYDSILPPPSSKEYADQLEFQRLLQILMGLNDSFEQARGQILVMPNVPTINQAYAMVIHDESRRSVGSNFLGNSGYNEPTAMQ; from the exons ATGGCTACCAAAGTTTACATCGT ATACTATTCAATGTATGGTCATGTGGAGAAACTAGCAGAAGAGATAAAGAAAGGGGCAGCTTCTGTTGAAGGAGTTGAAGCTAAATTGTGGCAA GTACCTGAAACGCTGTCGGAAGATGTGCTAGCAAAAATGAGTGCACCTCCAAAGAGTGATGTGGCTGTTATAACACCTCAAGAGCTTGCTGAAGCAGATGGTATCATTTTTGGATTCCCTACGAGATTCGGAATGATGGCTGCTCAGTTTAAAGCATTCCTTGATGCAACTGGAGGTCTATGGAGAACACAACAACTAGCTGGCAAGCCTGCCGGCATATTCTATAGCACTGGATCCCAAGGCGGTGGCCAAGAAACTACACC GTTGACTGCGATAACTCAGCTTGTTCACCACGGGATGATCTTTGTACCTATCGGATACACATTCGGTGCTGGTATGTTTGAAATGGAGAAAGTGAAAGGAGGAAGTCCATATGGGGCGGGAACATTTGCTGGGGATGGCTCGAGACAGCCATCCGATCTTGAATTGCAGCAGGCGTTTCACCAAG TGCAGGGATCATCCTCTGTGTCAGTGTATTTTACAAAGTTGAAGGATTTGTGGCCAGAGTATGATTCGATCCTCCCACCACCATCTTCTAAGGAGTACGCTGATCAATTAGAATTCCAACGTCTATTGCAAATTTTAATGGGTCTGAATGATAGTTTTGAGCAAGCTAGAGGACAGATCCTAGTGATGCCTAATGTTCCAACCATTAATCAAGCATATGCAATGGTTATTCACGATGAAAGTAGGAGATCGGTTGGGAGCAACTTTCTGGGGAATTCTGGATACAATGAGCCAACAGCCATGCAATAA
- the LOC104233491 gene encoding probable NAD(P)H dehydrogenase (quinone) FQR1-like 1 isoform X4 — MATKVYIVYYSMYGHVEKLAEEIKKGAASVEGVEAKLWQVPETLSEDVLAKMSAPPKSDVAVITPQELAEADGIIFGFPTRFGMMAAQFKAFLDATGGLWRTQQLAGKPAGIFYSTGSQGGGQETTPLTAITQLVHHGMIFVPIGYTFGAGMFEMEKVKGGSPYGAGTFAGDGSRQPSDLELQQAFHQGTNLS, encoded by the exons ATGGCTACCAAAGTTTACATCGT ATACTATTCAATGTATGGTCATGTGGAGAAACTAGCAGAAGAGATAAAGAAAGGGGCAGCTTCTGTTGAAGGAGTTGAAGCTAAATTGTGGCAA GTACCTGAAACGCTGTCGGAAGATGTGCTAGCAAAAATGAGTGCACCTCCAAAGAGTGATGTGGCTGTTATAACACCTCAAGAGCTTGCTGAAGCAGATGGTATCATTTTTGGATTCCCTACGAGATTCGGAATGATGGCTGCTCAGTTTAAAGCATTCCTTGATGCAACTGGAGGTCTATGGAGAACACAACAACTAGCTGGCAAGCCTGCCGGCATATTCTATAGCACTGGATCCCAAGGCGGTGGCCAAGAAACTACACC GTTGACTGCGATAACTCAGCTTGTTCACCACGGGATGATCTTTGTACCTATCGGATACACATTCGGTGCTGGTATGTTTGAAATGGAGAAAGTGAAAGGAGGAAGTCCATATGGGGCGGGAACATTTGCTGGGGATGGCTCGAGACAGCCATCCGATCTTGAATTGCAGCAGGCGTTTCACCAAG GGACTAATCTGAGTTAG
- the LOC104233491 gene encoding probable NAD(P)H dehydrogenase (quinone) FQR1-like 1 isoform X3 — MATKVYIVYYSMYGHVEKLAEEIKKGAASVEGVEAKLWQVPETLSEDVLAKMSAPPKSDVAVITPQELAEADGIIFGFPTRFGMMAAQFKAFLDATGGLWRTQQLAGKPAGIFYSTGSQGGGQETTPLTAITQLVHHGMIFVPIGYTFGAGMFEMEKVKGGSPYGAGTFAGDGSRQPSDLELQQAFHQVFFCFAGTNLS; from the exons ATGGCTACCAAAGTTTACATCGT ATACTATTCAATGTATGGTCATGTGGAGAAACTAGCAGAAGAGATAAAGAAAGGGGCAGCTTCTGTTGAAGGAGTTGAAGCTAAATTGTGGCAA GTACCTGAAACGCTGTCGGAAGATGTGCTAGCAAAAATGAGTGCACCTCCAAAGAGTGATGTGGCTGTTATAACACCTCAAGAGCTTGCTGAAGCAGATGGTATCATTTTTGGATTCCCTACGAGATTCGGAATGATGGCTGCTCAGTTTAAAGCATTCCTTGATGCAACTGGAGGTCTATGGAGAACACAACAACTAGCTGGCAAGCCTGCCGGCATATTCTATAGCACTGGATCCCAAGGCGGTGGCCAAGAAACTACACC GTTGACTGCGATAACTCAGCTTGTTCACCACGGGATGATCTTTGTACCTATCGGATACACATTCGGTGCTGGTATGTTTGAAATGGAGAAAGTGAAAGGAGGAAGTCCATATGGGGCGGGAACATTTGCTGGGGATGGCTCGAGACAGCCATCCGATCTTGAATTGCAGCAGGCGTTTCACCAAG TGTTCTTTTGCTTCGCAGGGACTAATCTGAGTTAG
- the LOC104233491 gene encoding probable NAD(P)H dehydrogenase (quinone) FQR1-like 1 isoform X2, with protein MATKVYIVYYSMYGHVEKLAEEIKKGAASVEGVEAKLWQVPETLSEDVLAKMSAPPKSDVAVITPQELAEADGIIFGFPTRFGMMAAQFKAFLDATGGLWRTQQLAGKPAGIFYSTGSQGGGQETTPLTAITQLVHHGMIFVPIGYTFGAGMFEMEKVKGGSPYGAGTFAGDGSRQPSDLELQQAFHQGKYIAGIAKKLKGAA; from the exons ATGGCTACCAAAGTTTACATCGT ATACTATTCAATGTATGGTCATGTGGAGAAACTAGCAGAAGAGATAAAGAAAGGGGCAGCTTCTGTTGAAGGAGTTGAAGCTAAATTGTGGCAA GTACCTGAAACGCTGTCGGAAGATGTGCTAGCAAAAATGAGTGCACCTCCAAAGAGTGATGTGGCTGTTATAACACCTCAAGAGCTTGCTGAAGCAGATGGTATCATTTTTGGATTCCCTACGAGATTCGGAATGATGGCTGCTCAGTTTAAAGCATTCCTTGATGCAACTGGAGGTCTATGGAGAACACAACAACTAGCTGGCAAGCCTGCCGGCATATTCTATAGCACTGGATCCCAAGGCGGTGGCCAAGAAACTACACC GTTGACTGCGATAACTCAGCTTGTTCACCACGGGATGATCTTTGTACCTATCGGATACACATTCGGTGCTGGTATGTTTGAAATGGAGAAAGTGAAAGGAGGAAGTCCATATGGGGCGGGAACATTTGCTGGGGATGGCTCGAGACAGCCATCCGATCTTGAATTGCAGCAGGCGTTTCACCAAGGTAAATACATTGCCGGTATTGCCAAGAAACTCAAGGGTGCAGCCTAA